A region from the Acyrthosiphon pisum isolate AL4f chromosome A1, pea_aphid_22Mar2018_4r6ur, whole genome shotgun sequence genome encodes:
- the LOC100167236 gene encoding ubiquitin-conjugating enzyme E2 S-like: protein MSSISNVENLSPQTIRRLVREQEELIKDPPEGIRIVVNDSDVTDIQAFIDGPAGTPYAGGRFNVKLVLGKDFPHTPPKAYFLTKIFHPNVASSGEICVNTLKRDWKQDLGIKHILLTIKCLLIVPNAESALNEEAGKLLLEEYDHYFQRAQMITEIHAPIPKSMKIGREEDSSDGPLAKKHAGTKTLEKKRISKDKRKTLKRL from the exons ATGAGTTCT ATTTCCAACGTCGAAAACCTGTCACCCCAGACTATCCGCAGGCTAGTACGGGAACAAGAAGAACTGATAAAAGACCCTCCGGAAGGCATACGGATTGTCGTCAACGATTCTGATGTCACCGACATCCAAGCATTCATTGACGGTCCCg CGGGTACACCGTACGCGGGCGGTCGGTTCAATGTAAAATTGGTGTTGGGAAAAGACTTTCCGCATACACCTCCTAAAGCATATTTCCTTACCAAAATTTTCCATCCAAACGTAGCTAGCAGTGGTGAAATATGTGTCAACACTTTGAAAAGGGATTGGAAACAAGATTTAGGAATAAAACATATTCTTCTT acgattaaatgtttattaatagtaCCAAATGCAGAATCCGCTTTAAATGAAGAAGCTGGCAAACTACTATTAGAAGAATATGATCATTATTTCCAAAGAGCGCAAATGATAACAGAAATTCATGCTCCG ATACCTAAAAGCATGAAGATAGGACGAGAAGAAGATTCAAGTGATGGTCCATTAGCAAAAAAACATGCTGGTACTAAAACATTAGAAAAGAAAAGAATTTCTAAAGATAAAAGGAAAACATTGAAAAGACTTtag
- the LOC100165216 gene encoding THO complex subunit 4 has translation MDLSLDELIKSKRSTSRGGRRGGGRQGGSRGGGVKRGGGGGGGSNFRSNGAGGGGGGPIRRGRPMARRSNGFSPYSKGDVNGSWTHDMYEGPKRQQMRGGLSTTNIHKIVISNLDFGVTSTDIQELFDEFGPLKTATVHYDRSGRSLGTADVVFDSKNAALKAVRQYNNVPLDGRPMKIELATDLSTVANLATRLSRPAQLPVRGTRGGVRGNRGNTRGGRGNIRGNSRGRGGGSSRGGRNNEKKMPNKDELDAQLDSFIKSKNN, from the exons ATGGACTTGAGCTTAGACGAACTTATCAAGAGCAAACGGTCAACGTCTCGCGGCGGACGTCGTGGTGGCGGAAGACAAGGCGGTTCTAGAGGCGGCGGTGTCAAACGCGGAGGCGGTGGTGGCGGAGGATCGAATTTCCGATCAAATGGTGctggtggcggtggcggtggcccTATCCGTAGAGGCAGACCGATGGCCAGGCGTTCAAATGGATTTAGTCCTTATTCCAAG ggtGATGTGAATGGATCATGGACTCATGATATGTACGAAGGACCTAAAAGACAACAAATGAGGGGTGGTCTATCGACTACCAATATTCATAAGATAGTCATATCAAATTTGGATTTTGGGGTTACATCAACAGATATACAG gaacTTTTTGATGAATTTGGGCCTTTAAAAACTGCTACAGTTCACTATGATAGATCAGGAAGGTCTTTAGGTACAGCTGATGTCGTTTTTGATAGTAAGAATGCTGCGTTAAAAGCAGTTCGTCAATATAACAACGTTCCCCTggatg GTCGTCCCATGAAGATAGAACTTGCTACAGACTTATCTACTGTTGCTAATCTTGCTACACGTCTGAGTAGACCAGCCCAATTACCAGTCCGGGGTACTCGTGGtg gagTTAGAGGTAACCGAGGTAACACTAGAGGCGGTCGTGGTAACATTCGAGGCAACAGCAGGGGAAGAGGTGGGGGCAGTAGCAGAGGTGGCaggaataatgaaaaaaagatGCCAAATAAAGATGAACTAGATGCACAACTTGATAGCTTTATCAAAAGCAAGAATAACTGA
- the LOC100163132 gene encoding phosphatidylinositol 4-kinase type 2-alpha isoform X1, whose amino-acid sequence MNEDSLQPNGILQQPSPTTSIYQPIVPDIEFEQPLSDNLDAKDRENQPLLGRMDHAPGYNHFPDDPAFSYVIKQSELAIDNSVFPERIYQGSSGSYFVKDTNCKTIGVFKPKDEEPYGLLNPKWIKWLHKNCCPCCFGRSCLIPNQGYLSEAGASLVSVKLGLNIVPKTKVAKLVSETFNYGRIDREKTRMKHAINDHFPKLGRRFNRLGLRPKIGSFQLFMEGYKDAEYWLRRLELAPLPLNLQSRFQIQFERLVVLDYIIRNTDRGNDNWLIRYDQPSLSTSPNASLTNSTVSESSNEWNSVQEPDIKIAAIDNGLAFPFKHPDSWRAYPYHWAWLPQAKIPFSKDTKELVLPYLSDMNFVQDLCDDLYTLFKIDKGFDRHMFEKQMSVMRGQILNLTQALKDGKSPVQLVQMPAVIVERSKGHVGTTSKFRSFSDTFTQRFQNKSPFFSWC is encoded by the exons ATGAACGAGGATAGTTTGCAACCCAACGGTATACTACAACAGCCGTCACCTACTACATCTATTTACCAGCCAATCGTACCTGACATTGAGTTCGAACAGCCTTTAAGCGACAATCTGGACGCCAAAGATAGGGAAAATCAACCACTACTGGGACGCATGGATCATGCTCCGGGTTATAATCATTTTCCTG ATGATCCGGCATTCAGTTATGTTATTAAACAATCAGAATTAGCTATAGATAATAGCGTCTTCCCTGAACGTATTTATCAAGGGTCCAGTGGTAGCTATTTTGTCAAAGATACAAATTGT aaAACTATTGGTGTTTTTAAACCAAAAGATGAAGAACCATATGGATTGTTGAATCCAAAATGGATCAAATGGCTACATAAAAACTGTTGTCCGTGTTGTTTTGGCCGTTCGTGTTTAATACCTAATCAAGGATACCTGTCTGAAGCTGGTGCCAGCCTTGTATCAGTTAAACTTGGATTGAATATTGTACCAAAAACTAAGGTTGCAAAGTTGGTTAGTGAGACATTCAACTATGGACGTATAGACAGAGAGAAGACTAGAATGAAACATGCTATTAACGATCATTTTCCTAAATTGGGACGGCGATTTAATAGACTTGGTCTTAGGCCCAAA ATAGGATCCTTCCAATTATTCATGGAAGGTTATAAAGATGCTGAATATTGGCTTAGGCGACTTGAATTAGCTCCATTGCCATTAAATCTTCAATCCcgttttcaaattcaatttgaAAGGCTTGTTGTGTTAGATTACATTATTCGAAACACTGATCGAGGTAATGATAACTGGTTGATTAGGTATGATCAACCGAGCTTAAGCACAAGCCCAAATGCTAGCCTTACAAATTCTACAGTCAGTGAAAGCTCAAAT GAATGGAATAGTGTTCAAGAACCAGACATAAAGATAGCAGCTATTGATAATGGCTTAGCATTTCCATTTAAACACCCTGATTCATGGCGTGCATACCCCTACCATTGGGCATGGCTTCCACAAGCAAAGATTCCATTCAGTAAGGATACAAAAGAACTAGTATTGCCTTATCTGTCTGATATGAACTTTGTTCAAGATTTGTGTGATGATCTTTACACTTTGTTTaag ATAGACAAAGGATTTGATAGACATATGTTTGAAAAGCAAATGAGTGTTATGCGTGgacagatattaaatttaactcaaGCTCTAAAAGATGGTAAAAGTCCTGTACAACTTGTTCAAATGCCAGCCGTTATTGTTGAACG gTCTAAAGGTCATGTGGGAACTACTTCCAAGTTTCGTTCATTCAGTGATACATTTACTCAAAGATTTCAAAACAAAAGTCCTTTCTTTTCCTGGTGTTAA
- the LOC100163132 gene encoding phosphatidylinositol 4-kinase type 2-beta isoform X2, whose product MLRVIIIFLYFKLMMFEDISIVDYDCYEKYDDPAFSYVIKQSELAIDNSVFPERIYQGSSGSYFVKDTNCKTIGVFKPKDEEPYGLLNPKWIKWLHKNCCPCCFGRSCLIPNQGYLSEAGASLVSVKLGLNIVPKTKVAKLVSETFNYGRIDREKTRMKHAINDHFPKLGRRFNRLGLRPKIGSFQLFMEGYKDAEYWLRRLELAPLPLNLQSRFQIQFERLVVLDYIIRNTDRGNDNWLIRYDQPSLSTSPNASLTNSTVSESSNEWNSVQEPDIKIAAIDNGLAFPFKHPDSWRAYPYHWAWLPQAKIPFSKDTKELVLPYLSDMNFVQDLCDDLYTLFKIDKGFDRHMFEKQMSVMRGQILNLTQALKDGKSPVQLVQMPAVIVERSKGHVGTTSKFRSFSDTFTQRFQNKSPFFSWC is encoded by the exons ATGCTCCGGGTTATAATCATTTTCCTG tattttaaactcaTGATGTTCGAAGATATATCTATAGTTGATTATGattgttatgaaaaatatg ATGATCCGGCATTCAGTTATGTTATTAAACAATCAGAATTAGCTATAGATAATAGCGTCTTCCCTGAACGTATTTATCAAGGGTCCAGTGGTAGCTATTTTGTCAAAGATACAAATTGT aaAACTATTGGTGTTTTTAAACCAAAAGATGAAGAACCATATGGATTGTTGAATCCAAAATGGATCAAATGGCTACATAAAAACTGTTGTCCGTGTTGTTTTGGCCGTTCGTGTTTAATACCTAATCAAGGATACCTGTCTGAAGCTGGTGCCAGCCTTGTATCAGTTAAACTTGGATTGAATATTGTACCAAAAACTAAGGTTGCAAAGTTGGTTAGTGAGACATTCAACTATGGACGTATAGACAGAGAGAAGACTAGAATGAAACATGCTATTAACGATCATTTTCCTAAATTGGGACGGCGATTTAATAGACTTGGTCTTAGGCCCAAA ATAGGATCCTTCCAATTATTCATGGAAGGTTATAAAGATGCTGAATATTGGCTTAGGCGACTTGAATTAGCTCCATTGCCATTAAATCTTCAATCCcgttttcaaattcaatttgaAAGGCTTGTTGTGTTAGATTACATTATTCGAAACACTGATCGAGGTAATGATAACTGGTTGATTAGGTATGATCAACCGAGCTTAAGCACAAGCCCAAATGCTAGCCTTACAAATTCTACAGTCAGTGAAAGCTCAAAT GAATGGAATAGTGTTCAAGAACCAGACATAAAGATAGCAGCTATTGATAATGGCTTAGCATTTCCATTTAAACACCCTGATTCATGGCGTGCATACCCCTACCATTGGGCATGGCTTCCACAAGCAAAGATTCCATTCAGTAAGGATACAAAAGAACTAGTATTGCCTTATCTGTCTGATATGAACTTTGTTCAAGATTTGTGTGATGATCTTTACACTTTGTTTaag ATAGACAAAGGATTTGATAGACATATGTTTGAAAAGCAAATGAGTGTTATGCGTGgacagatattaaatttaactcaaGCTCTAAAAGATGGTAAAAGTCCTGTACAACTTGTTCAAATGCCAGCCGTTATTGTTGAACG gTCTAAAGGTCATGTGGGAACTACTTCCAAGTTTCGTTCATTCAGTGATACATTTACTCAAAGATTTCAAAACAAAAGTCCTTTCTTTTCCTGGTGTTAA